From a region of the Leptospira kmetyi serovar Malaysia str. Bejo-Iso9 genome:
- a CDS encoding peroxiredoxin — protein sequence MPQVTSLAPDFKAEAVLGKEIKEIKLSDYKGKWVVLFFYPLDFTFVCPTEIIEYDNQLAEFKKLGAEVLGVSVDSAFTHLAWKNTPKKEGGIGDIKYPLIADLTKSISRDYNVLTDGGVALRGTFIIDPAGVIRQATINDLPVGRNIDEAIRLIKAFQFVEKHGEVCPANWDEGKKTMVADPQKSKDYFSAVN from the coding sequence ATGCCTCAGGTTACATCCCTAGCGCCGGACTTTAAAGCAGAAGCTGTTCTTGGAAAAGAAATTAAGGAAATTAAACTTTCCGATTACAAAGGAAAATGGGTGGTTCTATTCTTTTACCCCCTCGACTTTACCTTTGTTTGCCCGACTGAGATCATCGAATACGATAACCAACTTGCGGAATTCAAAAAACTCGGAGCGGAAGTTCTCGGTGTTTCCGTGGATTCGGCTTTCACTCACTTAGCTTGGAAAAACACCCCTAAAAAAGAAGGCGGAATCGGCGATATCAAATATCCTTTGATCGCGGATCTTACGAAGTCCATCTCCAGAGATTACAACGTTTTAACCGACGGTGGAGTCGCTCTGAGAGGAACTTTCATCATCGACCCGGCCGGTGTAATCCGCCAAGCGACCATCAACGACCTTCCCGTGGGACGTAATATCGACGAAGCGATTCGTTTGATCAAGGCGTTCCAATTCGTTGAAAAACACGGCGAAGTTTGCCCTGCGAACTGGGATGAAGGAAAGAAAACAATGGTCGCGGATCCTCAAAAATCCAAAGACTATTTCTCTGCAGTGAACTAA
- a CDS encoding DUF1499 domain-containing protein: MNMVETALIILLCCTTLVGPRTGVYDQELNYCSPRPNCVSSQSYRYNFVHHIDPFRYTEEKEEAFQKLKQKLEAADRVSVLEVDGSYIKTRFYTRVFHFPDTVEFFFEENSKTVQIRSESILGLFDFLANRRRMNQLREELGWE; the protein is encoded by the coding sequence ATGAACATGGTAGAAACCGCGCTGATCATTCTCCTCTGTTGCACCACCTTAGTCGGTCCGAGAACCGGGGTTTACGACCAAGAACTCAACTACTGTTCGCCCCGCCCGAACTGCGTTTCCAGCCAGAGTTACCGATACAATTTCGTGCATCATATCGACCCGTTTCGATACACCGAGGAAAAGGAAGAAGCCTTCCAAAAACTAAAACAAAAGTTGGAAGCCGCCGACCGGGTCAGCGTTTTGGAAGTGGACGGATCTTATATCAAAACCCGATTTTATACGAGGGTCTTTCATTTTCCGGACACGGTTGAATTTTTCTTTGAGGAGAATTCAAAGACGGTTCAGATCCGTTCCGAATCCATTTTGGGTCTTTTCGATTTTCTCGCCAATCGACGAAGAATGAATCAGCTTCGCGAGGAACTCGGTTGGGAATAA
- a CDS encoding heparin lyase I family protein translates to MSVFNKEFSKPIPRFRIVTILLSFSLLFGFAGCNTDDSQKQTENLFLFAAAYNQAQCAPSANLVRTQSNRTFFTSFESISDFSNFYIVPQNYHGSCSHDLSTEQVKTGAKSHKGWVYSSYIPGSLLVNNNHRGYPTIQLHKTSGGSFITPVLITMNVWLDMNLKQMSPENEWFSFATIADDSSDNWNSPVLVNLSYDGFVHLMHVPWMGLKQTSFQTTSLTFPKSQWVELKIYVDFSNPEGLVRVWQNGTLVSEAKVYCRKKTIAQLHFGLYAPPSISSGNVYNDDLKIEEVDGPP, encoded by the coding sequence ATGAGCGTTTTTAACAAAGAATTTTCCAAGCCGATCCCGCGATTTCGTATCGTGACGATTCTTTTGTCGTTTTCGTTGTTGTTCGGGTTTGCGGGTTGCAACACGGATGATTCTCAAAAACAAACGGAGAATCTGTTTTTGTTCGCGGCCGCATACAACCAAGCTCAGTGCGCGCCTTCCGCCAATCTGGTTCGAACGCAGTCCAATCGGACGTTTTTTACTTCCTTCGAATCCATCTCCGACTTTTCGAACTTTTATATCGTTCCACAGAATTATCACGGAAGTTGTTCTCACGATCTTTCTACGGAACAGGTGAAGACCGGCGCGAAGTCTCATAAGGGTTGGGTGTATTCTTCCTATATTCCGGGAAGTCTTTTGGTGAATAACAATCATCGGGGTTATCCCACGATCCAATTACACAAAACGTCCGGAGGAAGTTTTATAACTCCGGTTCTGATTACGATGAACGTCTGGTTGGATATGAATCTCAAACAGATGTCCCCCGAAAACGAATGGTTCAGCTTTGCCACCATCGCGGACGATTCTTCGGATAACTGGAATAGTCCGGTCCTCGTGAATTTGAGTTACGACGGTTTCGTCCACCTAATGCACGTTCCGTGGATGGGCTTGAAACAAACCTCCTTTCAAACGACTTCTCTTACGTTTCCGAAATCGCAATGGGTGGAACTGAAGATCTACGTGGATTTTTCCAATCCGGAAGGATTGGTTCGGGTTTGGCAGAATGGAACCCTCGTTTCCGAAGCGAAAGTCTATTGCAGAAAAAAGACGATCGCACAACTGCATTTCGGTTTATACGCGCCTCCGAGTATTTCTTCGGGAAACGTTTACAACGACGATTTGAAGATCGAGGAAGTCGACGGTCCGCCGTGA
- a CDS encoding methyl-accepting chemotaxis protein: MLLFGSVLVPIALLVALALTNTKDRIEDIETIYDDRVIPLKQLKKISDLYAIFIVDCVHKVRSGKFTPDEGVANLDKATTGIQKEWAAYSATHLVPEEEAIIKELTPLFADSNAAVAEARELMTTQNFQELGVFADNRLYPRIDPVTEKIEELIQVQLRITDAIYIQAEKEFAFSWFVFILLSGITLSYILLIAVVYSIQLVKGLTTVSSAINNADFSHPVEVQEDQRKRDELYLLLMAFRSFQIKVKEMLDTILNFSESIVASSEQLSQSADHLSSNAQSESASVEEISASVEEISSGMEYVNKNAESQYALISSFNGEMRELEGMINKVGDAVKNSLEKISEMYLKTDSGKKTMGDLSESMEKIENSSVEMQSITAIIKEISEKVNLLALNAAIEAARAGEHGRGFAVVASEITRLAEQTDSSAMTIEELIKTSNAEIETGRKIVENSVTVYAQILTGLEHLKDSSNQIVATMELQQQKKEKIRSGVDQVDTKSEDIRNSVKEQKVAIAETANAVSNISITVQNSAANSEEIAGSAVSLLQIAKNLQETMSFLKG; the protein is encoded by the coding sequence ATGCTTCTCTTCGGCTCGGTGTTGGTACCGATCGCTTTGCTTGTCGCATTAGCATTGACAAACACGAAGGATAGAATCGAAGACATCGAAACGATTTACGATGACAGAGTGATTCCTTTAAAACAATTGAAAAAGATTTCGGATCTTTATGCGATTTTTATCGTGGACTGCGTTCATAAGGTAAGAAGCGGCAAGTTCACTCCGGACGAAGGTGTCGCCAATCTGGATAAGGCGACGACCGGAATTCAAAAAGAATGGGCCGCGTACAGCGCAACCCATCTTGTTCCCGAAGAAGAAGCGATCATCAAGGAATTGACGCCGCTTTTCGCCGATTCGAACGCGGCCGTGGCCGAAGCCAGGGAACTCATGACCACGCAGAACTTCCAAGAACTCGGAGTTTTTGCGGACAATCGTTTGTATCCGAGGATCGATCCGGTTACGGAAAAGATCGAAGAGCTGATTCAGGTTCAGTTGAGAATCACGGACGCGATTTATATCCAAGCGGAAAAGGAATTCGCGTTCAGCTGGTTCGTGTTCATTCTTCTTTCCGGAATCACCCTCAGTTATATTCTTCTTATCGCCGTGGTGTATTCGATTCAATTGGTCAAAGGTTTAACCACTGTGAGCAGTGCGATCAACAACGCCGACTTTTCGCATCCCGTGGAAGTGCAAGAGGATCAAAGAAAAAGAGACGAACTCTATCTTCTTTTGATGGCGTTTCGTTCGTTTCAAATCAAGGTAAAGGAGATGTTGGATACGATCCTGAACTTTTCGGAAAGTATCGTGGCATCTTCCGAACAACTTTCCCAATCCGCGGATCACCTTTCTTCGAACGCACAATCCGAGTCCGCTTCTGTGGAGGAAATCTCCGCATCGGTGGAAGAGATTAGCTCCGGTATGGAATACGTAAATAAGAACGCGGAATCCCAATACGCTTTGATTTCTTCGTTCAATGGGGAAATGCGCGAACTCGAAGGGATGATCAACAAGGTCGGGGATGCGGTTAAGAATTCTCTGGAAAAGATTTCGGAGATGTATCTCAAAACCGATTCGGGCAAAAAGACGATGGGCGATCTTTCCGAAAGTATGGAAAAGATCGAAAACAGTTCGGTGGAAATGCAATCGATCACCGCGATCATCAAGGAAATTTCCGAGAAGGTCAACTTACTCGCGTTAAACGCGGCGATCGAGGCTGCGAGAGCCGGAGAACACGGGCGCGGGTTTGCGGTCGTAGCGAGCGAGATTACGAGACTCGCGGAACAAACGGATTCAAGCGCGATGACCATCGAAGAATTGATCAAAACGAGCAACGCGGAGATCGAAACCGGAAGAAAGATCGTGGAAAATTCCGTGACCGTTTACGCGCAGATTCTAACGGGACTCGAACATCTGAAGGATTCTTCCAATCAAATCGTTGCGACGATGGAACTGCAACAGCAGAAGAAGGAAAAGATCCGTTCGGGAGTCGATCAAGTCGATACTAAATCGGAGGACATCCGCAATTCGGTAAAGGAACAAAAGGTCGCGATCGCGGAAACGGCAAACGCGGTTTCCAATATTTCGATCACGGTTCAAAACAGCGCCGCGAACTCCGAAGAGATCGCGGGAAGCGCGGTCAGTCTTTTACAGATCGCGAAAAATCTTCAGGAAACGATGAGTTTCTTGAAGGGCTGA
- a CDS encoding transglutaminase-like domain-containing protein, whose amino-acid sequence MQSLEPYLKSTYYFDHDSEGVKKFLETHTTSENSPLEKLKEFYLGVRDGIRYNPYQVTDSKEAYKASSIAQSRQNYCIPKSILFAAGARALGFPSKIGFSDVVNHLASERLIRHLGTTVFAFHGYAEILIEGNWVKATPVFDKELCIRFGVVPLDFDGKNDTIFHSFDGAGKKFMEYVNHRGVFEDFPFEFVIQGLKDFYPNVMGKAFQGDLRNEKPVA is encoded by the coding sequence ATGCAATCCTTGGAACCTTATTTAAAATCGACTTACTACTTCGATCACGATTCGGAAGGAGTGAAGAAGTTTTTGGAAACGCATACGACTTCCGAAAATTCTCCCTTGGAAAAGCTGAAGGAATTTTATCTCGGAGTTCGGGACGGAATCCGTTACAATCCGTATCAAGTCACCGATTCCAAGGAAGCCTATAAGGCGAGTTCGATCGCCCAAAGTAGACAGAACTATTGTATTCCGAAGTCGATCCTCTTTGCGGCGGGTGCGAGAGCCTTGGGTTTTCCGTCTAAGATCGGATTTTCGGACGTGGTCAATCATCTTGCGAGCGAACGGTTGATTCGTCATCTGGGAACTACCGTTTTCGCCTTTCACGGATATGCAGAAATTCTAATAGAAGGAAACTGGGTCAAAGCGACTCCGGTTTTCGACAAAGAACTTTGTATACGATTCGGAGTTGTTCCTTTGGATTTCGACGGCAAGAACGACACGATCTTTCATTCTTTCGACGGAGCAGGAAAGAAGTTTATGGAATACGTAAATCACCGCGGCGTTTTCGAGGATTTTCCGTTCGAGTTCGTGATCCAAGGACTCAAAGACTTTTATCCGAACGTGATGGGAAAGGCCTTTCAAGGCGATCTGAGAAATGAAAAACCGGTCGCCTAA
- a CDS encoding LIC11213 family lipoprotein, translated as MKEVQKRFSFVILILFVFSFLLDCQNEKSSNKEDSLKNLALLTGSSTPLKEVTNADCTDPAPAFATLNQSGTGTCTTCHNPSNSNAGFDITSYAAVRNRIIVGDPKNSLLFIKINSGSMRIYNNNSINKAVFCWILKGANP; from the coding sequence ATGAAAGAAGTTCAGAAGCGTTTTTCCTTCGTGATCTTGATCCTTTTTGTTTTTTCGTTTTTACTCGATTGCCAAAACGAAAAAAGTTCGAATAAGGAAGATTCTTTAAAGAATCTCGCCCTTCTTACGGGTTCGTCCACTCCTTTGAAAGAGGTTACGAACGCGGATTGCACTGATCCGGCCCCGGCTTTTGCGACGTTAAACCAATCGGGAACGGGAACCTGTACGACCTGTCACAATCCGAGCAACTCAAACGCCGGTTTCGACATCACGTCCTACGCGGCCGTTCGAAATAGAATCATCGTGGGAGATCCTAAGAACAGTCTGCTTTTCATCAAAATCAATTCCGGATCGATGAGAATCTACAACAACAACTCGATCAACAAGGCCGTATTTTGTTGGATCTTGAAAGGAGCGAACCCTTGA
- a CDS encoding YceI family protein produces the protein MFLSSSAFAGDKTSKDWIVKETKIQFLSEAPQETIRGNLSKGEGTANLETKKIWFRVDLNDLNVSNRLMNRHMHDNYLETEKFPLATFHGNILKWDRASKTVIAEGEFTLHGITKKNFKIQGSFEEKDKELTVKADFEVLLSDFKIEIPKLVILKLNEKIRIETLIVWQNKE, from the coding sequence ATGTTCTTAAGTTCGTCCGCGTTTGCGGGCGACAAAACGTCCAAGGATTGGATCGTAAAAGAAACGAAGATCCAGTTTTTGAGCGAGGCTCCCCAGGAAACGATTCGTGGAAATCTTTCCAAAGGGGAAGGAACGGCGAACTTGGAAACGAAAAAGATCTGGTTCCGAGTCGATCTGAACGATCTGAACGTTTCCAATCGTTTGATGAACCGTCACATGCACGACAATTATCTCGAAACCGAAAAGTTTCCGCTTGCGACGTTTCACGGGAACATTCTCAAGTGGGACCGAGCCTCAAAAACAGTGATCGCCGAGGGAGAATTTACTCTGCACGGAATCACGAAAAAGAATTTTAAGATCCAGGGAAGTTTCGAAGAGAAAGATAAGGAACTGACGGTCAAAGCCGATTTCGAAGTTCTTCTTTCCGATTTTAAAATCGAAATTCCTAAATTAGTGATTTTGAAACTGAATGAAAAAATCAGAATTGAAACCTTGATCGTATGGCAAAACAAAGAATGA
- a CDS encoding DUF5777 family beta-barrel protein: protein MNSKIRFVVFLLFSVFLFVSFSLSAQEQRKSTFLGTSLIHMPSTEDVGKNGLDFRFNHRFGDAKSTSYDFLGLDNGANTQLSLDYGVTDRVTLGVARTSFQKTYEARGKVRLLTQDSSFPITVSFFGVFGQETQEQRMFYGPYLKVSSGNAAFDSDATKKLNTYELSYSDRQSTLVSFLISRKFSDYFSLQLSPMFVHRNFVKDHLSNDRSGLDVSFRIHLFKRLDFTFGTILTPKRDYIGDSYATEDRKTKINGVEYSASEVNDLIARGKTIDAAINNILLSKPVEYMTVPLSFGVDFETGGHVFQLFVTNSRTIAQTQLLRGADYDYGKKEWTVGFNIHRYFSLESSDNNTAQKSN from the coding sequence ATGAACTCCAAGATCCGTTTCGTTGTATTCCTTTTATTTTCCGTTTTTCTTTTTGTTTCTTTTTCTCTTTCCGCCCAGGAACAAAGAAAGTCCACGTTCTTAGGAACGAGTTTAATCCACATGCCGAGCACCGAAGACGTGGGTAAAAACGGCCTCGACTTTCGTTTCAATCACAGATTCGGAGACGCAAAGTCGACTTCTTACGATTTTTTAGGTTTGGACAACGGGGCCAACACGCAACTTTCCCTGGACTACGGAGTTACCGATCGGGTCACGCTGGGAGTCGCAAGAACTTCCTTTCAAAAAACATACGAAGCGAGAGGAAAGGTTCGTTTGTTGACTCAGGATTCGAGCTTTCCGATTACGGTGAGTTTCTTCGGAGTTTTCGGACAGGAAACCCAAGAACAAAGGATGTTCTACGGTCCTTATCTGAAAGTTTCCTCGGGTAACGCCGCGTTCGATTCGGATGCGACCAAAAAATTAAACACTTACGAACTTTCGTATTCGGATCGTCAGAGCACTCTTGTTTCGTTTTTGATTTCGAGAAAATTCAGCGATTACTTTTCGCTTCAACTTTCTCCCATGTTCGTTCATAGAAACTTCGTTAAAGATCATCTCTCCAACGATAGATCGGGCTTGGACGTTTCGTTTCGGATTCATCTTTTCAAACGTTTGGATTTTACGTTCGGAACCATTCTTACTCCGAAACGGGATTACATCGGAGATTCGTACGCGACCGAAGATCGAAAAACAAAGATCAACGGTGTGGAATATTCCGCTTCCGAGGTCAACGATCTGATCGCGAGAGGAAAGACGATCGACGCGGCGATCAACAACATTCTTCTTTCCAAACCCGTGGAGTATATGACGGTTCCTTTGAGTTTCGGCGTGGACTTTGAAACCGGAGGTCACGTGTTTCAGTTATTCGTGACGAACAGCAGAACGATCGCGCAGACCCAGTTGTTACGCGGAGCCGATTACGATTACGGCAAGAAAGAATGGACCGTGGGTTTTAACATCCATCGTTATTTTTCTCTGGAAAGTTCGGACAACAACACCGCCCAGAAATCGAACTAA
- a CDS encoding PaaI family thioesterase, with protein sequence MKASVRANLSFGSSPDNPDGLQLKITFDEDTQSAYGDFTCPEKFQGQPDVIHPGIISTILDEIMVKINEAMNFKTTTGELTIRFLQPAFVNQPLHLRGWFVKKNKKVIENRAEIENEIGKIVARGKGKYIEVDD encoded by the coding sequence ATGAAAGCTTCGGTTCGGGCAAACTTAAGTTTTGGATCCAGTCCAGACAATCCGGACGGACTTCAATTGAAAATCACCTTTGACGAAGATACACAATCTGCATACGGTGACTTCACTTGTCCGGAAAAGTTTCAAGGTCAGCCAGATGTAATCCATCCGGGAATTATATCTACGATCTTAGACGAAATCATGGTGAAAATCAATGAAGCCATGAATTTCAAAACAACCACGGGTGAGCTTACGATTCGTTTTTTACAGCCTGCCTTCGTCAATCAACCTCTTCACTTGCGCGGATGGTTCGTGAAGAAGAACAAAAAAGTGATTGAGAACAGAGCGGAAATCGAAAACGAAATCGGTAAGATCGTCGCACGTGGAAAAGGCAAGTACATCGAAGTAGACGACTGA
- a CDS encoding MauE/DoxX family redox-associated membrane protein yields MKKILDWTARIVAIVILIPAFYFKLSGADRSIATFTALDAEPFGRYVVGFFELGVVLLLLIPQTSWLGAMIATVIMIGAIGSHISVLGFQGDAGISFVLAFVVLICCVAELVASKDRNPIFTRIFANKSY; encoded by the coding sequence ATGAAAAAAATCCTGGATTGGACGGCAAGAATCGTCGCGATTGTGATTTTGATTCCGGCGTTTTACTTTAAACTTTCCGGCGCCGATCGTTCGATCGCCACCTTTACGGCGTTGGACGCGGAACCCTTCGGCCGTTACGTGGTCGGCTTCTTTGAACTCGGAGTCGTGTTGTTGTTACTCATTCCGCAAACGAGTTGGTTGGGCGCGATGATCGCGACCGTAATCATGATCGGCGCGATCGGTTCTCATATTTCCGTTCTCGGATTTCAAGGGGATGCGGGGATTTCCTTCGTGTTGGCCTTTGTGGTTTTGATTTGTTGCGTGGCCGAGTTGGTCGCGTCCAAGGATCGAAATCCGATCTTCACGAGAATTTTTGCCAATAAAAGTTACTGA
- a CDS encoding EAL domain-containing response regulator, which yields MNPPTLPNLLILDDEEEIAGILGDLAKQCGFEVTIAHEAGMFFEKLSESTQYIILDLMIPGVDGVDVLRMLSGKKLAVSVILISGADRRVLQSAEALAIQYGLKISGVLEKPIRIQEYQRVLTGLISDKKNETSNSFVAGKRAAQEPASAITAEEIEQAIREDQFLLFYQPKINFKTGTVSGFESLVRWSHPHRGLVFPDSFIPTLESYPSLMDAMTEKLILQALGQCSIWNKQFPGIAVAVNVSPVSLNKLILPETISKMIEGFGLKNNQLIVEVTETQLLENITSTLDILTRIRIRGIGLSVDDFGIGYSSLKQIHRYPFTELKIDRSFVSVAPYDKEALFICQAAIDLGHKLGMTVVAEGIETAEVGELMKKEGCDKGQGYFYSKPMPADAALQFLSSFKS from the coding sequence ATGAACCCGCCTACGTTACCCAATCTACTCATTTTAGACGACGAGGAAGAAATCGCCGGTATTCTCGGAGATCTCGCCAAACAATGCGGATTTGAGGTTACGATCGCGCACGAAGCGGGAATGTTTTTCGAAAAGCTAAGCGAAAGCACGCAATATATCATCTTGGATCTTATGATTCCCGGTGTGGACGGAGTCGATGTTTTGCGGATGTTGTCCGGAAAAAAATTAGCCGTTTCCGTCATTCTGATCAGCGGCGCGGACCGCAGGGTTCTACAAAGCGCCGAGGCTCTTGCGATTCAATACGGTTTGAAAATTTCGGGAGTTCTCGAAAAGCCGATTCGAATTCAGGAATACCAACGAGTTCTCACGGGTCTCATCTCCGATAAAAAAAACGAGACGTCGAATTCGTTCGTCGCGGGTAAAAGAGCGGCGCAGGAACCGGCGTCCGCGATCACCGCGGAAGAAATCGAACAAGCGATTCGAGAAGATCAATTCCTACTTTTTTATCAACCCAAGATCAATTTTAAAACGGGAACCGTTTCCGGTTTCGAATCCTTGGTGCGTTGGTCGCATCCTCATCGTGGTTTGGTTTTTCCGGATTCTTTTATTCCCACTTTGGAATCGTATCCGAGTTTGATGGACGCGATGACCGAAAAGCTGATTTTACAAGCCTTGGGTCAGTGTTCGATTTGGAACAAACAATTTCCGGGGATTGCTGTGGCGGTTAACGTGTCTCCGGTGAGTCTGAATAAACTCATTCTTCCCGAAACGATTTCTAAGATGATCGAGGGTTTCGGTTTAAAAAACAATCAACTCATCGTGGAAGTTACCGAAACTCAGTTGTTGGAAAACATAACTTCGACCTTGGACATTCTCACCCGAATTCGGATTCGAGGCATCGGACTTTCGGTGGACGATTTCGGAATCGGTTATTCTTCCCTGAAACAGATCCACCGTTATCCGTTTACGGAACTCAAAATCGATCGATCCTTTGTGAGCGTCGCTCCGTATGATAAGGAAGCGTTGTTCATCTGTCAAGCCGCGATCGATCTCGGTCACAAACTCGGTATGACCGTCGTTGCGGAAGGAATCGAAACCGCGGAAGTCGGAGAGTTGATGAAGAAGGAAGGTTGCGATAAGGGACAGGGTTATTTTTACAGCAAACCTATGCCTGCCGACGCGGCACTTCAATTCTTATCCAGTTTTAAATCCTAA
- a CDS encoding ATP-binding protein, with product MFNSDSSNEDEIRVLLIEDDEEDSILFQEYVNEIPFPKYNIKRCKDASAAFAELRSNPSSYRILVIDHFLGSTTGIDLMQELRSVAPNVPAVLISGLPNEEIESNAIKAGFQKTLEKKILSAFSLGKTFYELLNSEKNKPENDPATDPVSLRMETISQFSGGIAHDFNNILNIIIANLDLLEMQCKEQPDVLNRIRSAQNAVMRGAEVNKKLLNFSRKQSLHPEAEDPNRLIAEYLEKPSDVFPENVRVVFEPGPGGNLCRIDRSEFANSLMHLLQNAKEALEENGGTILVETDTILANDEAEWRTLGLDRGNYFFLRIADNGKGIDPNLADKIFEPFVSTKPKGKSSGLGLPMVFGFVKRSGGKIVFESHFGYGSDFYVYLPIEDLKSDARPLGIKSWNGSKKIFYFTKGGESSKRTSYLFQSFGANVRRFEDLRSFESNLSKIDSETIVFSENWVENFSKWKEIVMNAKKSNSNLNVCYFSPSAKQADLENSLEIPWPISRKSLENHLGGL from the coding sequence TTGTTTAACTCCGATTCTTCGAACGAGGACGAGATCCGCGTCCTTTTGATTGAAGACGACGAAGAAGATTCGATTCTTTTTCAGGAATACGTAAACGAAATCCCTTTTCCGAAATATAATATAAAACGATGTAAGGATGCGAGCGCCGCGTTCGCGGAGTTACGTTCGAATCCCTCTTCGTATCGAATTCTCGTGATCGATCATTTTTTAGGATCGACGACCGGAATCGATTTGATGCAAGAGTTGCGATCCGTTGCGCCTAACGTTCCGGCCGTATTGATTTCCGGTCTTCCGAACGAAGAGATCGAATCGAACGCTATCAAAGCCGGTTTTCAAAAAACTCTTGAAAAGAAAATTCTTTCGGCCTTTTCCCTCGGAAAAACGTTTTATGAACTTTTGAATTCAGAAAAAAACAAGCCGGAAAACGATCCGGCGACGGATCCGGTTTCTCTTCGAATGGAAACGATCTCCCAATTCAGCGGAGGAATCGCACACGATTTTAATAATATTCTAAACATCATCATCGCGAATTTGGATCTTCTCGAAATGCAATGTAAGGAACAACCCGACGTTTTAAACCGGATTCGTTCCGCACAAAACGCGGTGATGCGGGGCGCGGAAGTAAATAAGAAATTGCTAAACTTCTCTCGAAAACAATCCCTTCATCCGGAAGCGGAAGACCCGAATCGTTTGATCGCGGAGTATCTGGAAAAACCATCCGACGTTTTTCCAGAAAACGTTCGCGTGGTTTTCGAACCCGGACCGGGCGGCAATCTTTGCAGAATCGATCGAAGCGAATTTGCAAATTCTCTAATGCACTTGCTTCAAAACGCGAAAGAAGCGCTTGAAGAAAACGGCGGAACGATTCTGGTAGAAACCGATACGATTTTGGCGAACGACGAAGCGGAATGGAGAACTCTTGGCCTGGACAGAGGAAATTATTTTTTTCTTAGGATCGCGGATAACGGCAAAGGAATCGATCCGAATCTTGCGGATAAAATTTTCGAACCCTTCGTTTCCACAAAACCGAAGGGAAAAAGTTCGGGGCTTGGGCTTCCCATGGTTTTCGGTTTCGTAAAAAGAAGCGGAGGCAAAATCGTTTTCGAATCTCATTTCGGCTACGGTTCGGACTTTTACGTTTATCTTCCGATCGAAGATTTAAAATCCGACGCACGACCCTTAGGTATCAAATCTTGGAACGGATCTAAGAAAATTTTTTATTTTACAAAGGGAGGAGAATCTTCCAAAAGAACGTCTTATCTCTTTCAGAGTTTCGGCGCAAACGTACGCCGATTCGAAGATTTACGTTCTTTCGAATCGAATCTTTCGAAGATCGACTCGGAAACGATCGTATTCTCCGAAAATTGGGTGGAGAATTTTTCGAAATGGAAGGAGATCGTGATGAACGCAAAGAAGTCGAATTCTAACCTGAACGTTTGTTACTTTTCCCCTTCTGCAAAACAAGCCGATTTAGAAAATTCTTTGGAAATCCCTTGGCCCATATCTCGAAAATCTCTTGAGAATCATTTAGGCGGATTATAA
- a CDS encoding response regulator, with protein MKPEVKNQNSIHILVAEDDPDDRLLMRDGFRDNNLINPLHFVKDGEELFEFLQNKGEYSDILKYPRPGIILLDLNMPRMDGREALKTIKSIPEFKKIPVIVLTTSREEEDMLQTYDLGANSFIRKPVEFGAFMETIRTLGQYWLEIVELPIV; from the coding sequence ATGAAACCCGAAGTCAAAAATCAAAATTCGATTCATATACTCGTCGCCGAGGACGATCCGGACGATCGTCTGTTGATGCGCGACGGATTCCGGGATAACAATCTGATCAATCCGCTTCATTTCGTAAAGGACGGGGAGGAACTTTTCGAATTTCTTCAAAACAAAGGAGAATATTCTGATATTCTAAAGTATCCGAGACCTGGAATCATTCTTCTGGATCTGAACATGCCCCGTATGGACGGAAGAGAGGCCTTGAAGACGATCAAATCCATTCCGGAATTCAAAAAAATTCCGGTCATCGTTTTGACGACTTCCCGGGAAGAAGAGGATATGCTTCAAACCTACGATTTGGGCGCGAATTCTTTTATCCGAAAACCCGTGGAATTCGGCGCGTTTATGGAAACGATTCGAACGTTAGGACAATACTGGCTTGAGATCGTGGAGCTTCCCATTGTTTAA